A DNA window from Anastrepha obliqua isolate idAnaObli1 chromosome 5, idAnaObli1_1.0, whole genome shotgun sequence contains the following coding sequences:
- the LOC129247190 gene encoding uncharacterized protein LOC129247190: MSPTRLRFFCMTIICLLLSNCLFVDAKRVYSSSSRRSSSSSSSYTPRRTSSTSHSSYGGGYNSHTSSSASRPSYSHSDATKLTYGGGYHSSPPKQQSSITSHSQPTHTQSRPSATASPIGWNVPKSQGPPPAYSSSNTVGGARTNINEPPPAYKATAPVASAPVASSAYKPNVPPPSYAAATNTGHRASMTPAQTYNPSAPVGNAASSNTAYRGSMTPAQTYRPRANSTGGFGSGSYTPIQRTNVQGVQSSYPQQSLPAGATYYNSPSHLPAGATYHSSVPAGATYHPAGSLPAGASYHPAGSLPAGASYHPAGAVPAGASYYPSAGALPAGASYHPAGHVPAGATYYPSAGGVPAGASYYPAAAAVPAGATFLPAGSSLPAGATYYAQPPVKSSSGLGFGSGLAAGALGGALLGYALTPSQTKVIERVPAGGGYSGGGSAPPASGGDDRIIIINNGPPGSVTTTDAGSGTTVITTNAAAPAAAAQPNAPQNYAPQNYAPSPNFAQPAPQNPGAPQLAPFDTPAPENGGNVGAAMGAAAAGAAITTAVGAPALNAAPAANAGATAPVATSDAVPAPSAAAAPGAAAVPEQPPAAGGIICVPVRVPEPDPADSTKTIEVEKIACYPAPPPAEVTPAPTASPTVTNAADSTTTTTTTLAPTTAPAPISNAETSVKLAPLNTELRPIEVPEGSVALAPLSPGHQPDIMKLPGNYYARQSISNIALAESSGLVRAGAATNYANFGISTLLTLLVAYCMH, encoded by the exons ATGAGTCCAACGCGCCTCAGGTTCTTCTGCATGACCATTATTTGCCTCCTATTATCGAATTGCTTGTTCGTGGACGCAAAACGTGTTTACAGTAGTAGTAGTCGTCGTAGCTCCAGCAGCAGCAGTTCATACACTCCACGCCGCACTTCATCCACTTCGCATAGCTCTTATGGCGGCGGCTACAATTCTCATACATCATCGTCAGCTTCGCGTCCCTCCTATTCGCATTCGGATGCAACAAAACTCACCTATGGTGGCGGTTATCATTCGTCACCGCCAAAACAGCAGAGTTCCATAACAAGTCATTCGCAGCCAACACATACACAGTCGCGCCCTTCTGCCACTGCATCGCCTATCGGATGGAATGTGCCCAAATCACAAGGTCCACCTCCTGCTTACTCGTCATCCAATACAGTGGGTGGGGCGCGTACAAATATAAATGAACCACCGCCAGCTTACAAGGCGACCGCACCTGTGGCTTCAGCACCAGTCGCTTCCTCAGCTTACAAACCGAACGTACCACCACCAAGCTATGCGGCCGCGACTAATACAGGCCATCGCGCCTCGATGACACCTGCCCAGACTTATAATCCCAGCGCACCAGTTGGCAACGCTGCTTCGTCTAATACAGCTTATCGAGGCTCAATGACACCGGCGCAGACATATCGGCCACGCGCAAATTCGACTGGCGGCTTTGGTAGTGGCTCCTATACACCTATACAACGGACTAATGTGCAAGGTGTACAATCCAGTTATCCACAGCAAAGTTTACCTGCCGGTGCAACCTATTACAATTCACCGTCGCATTTGCCGGCTGGTGCCACGTATCATTCATCAGTGCCCGCTGGCGCTACCTATCACCCAGCTGGTTCGCTGCCAGCCGGTGCAAGCTATCACCCAGCCGGTTCGCTACCAGCTGGTGCAAGCTATCACCCAGCCGGTGCAGTGCCTGCTGGTGCATCTTATTATCCTTCCGCGGGGGCTTTGCCAGCTGGAGCTAGCTATCACCCAGCAGGTCATGTACCTGCAGGAGCTACTTATTATCCCTCAGCTGGTGGAGTACCTGCCGGTGCTAGCTATTAtccggcagcagcagcagtgccTGCAGGAGCTACTTTTCTTCCGGCCGGCTCATCATTACCAGCTGGTGCAACTTATTATGCACAACCTCCCGTTAAGTCCTCATCGGGTCTGGGATTTG GTTCTGGTTTGGCTGCTGGCGCTTTAGGAGGTGCTCTTCTAGGCTATGCACTCACACCATCACAGACGAAAGTTATCGAGCGCGTGCCCGCTGGCGGTGGTTATAGCGGTGGTGGTAGCGCTCCTCCGGCCAGTGGGGGAGATGAccgcatcatcatcatcaacaatGGCCCGCCTGGCTCTGTGACAACTACAGATGCCGGTTCCGGTACTACCGTCATCACAACCAACGCAGCGGCGCCTGCGGCTGCAGCTCAGCCCAATGCACCACAAAATTATGCACCACAAAATTATGCACCATCACCCAATTTTGCGCAACCCGCACCACAAAATCCAGGCGCACCGCAACTTGCACCCTTTGACACACCAGCACCTGAAAATGGTGGCAACGTAGGAGCCGCGATGGGCGCTGCCGCTGCAGGTGCTGCTATCACCACTGCTGTTGGTGCTCCAGCACTCAATGCCGCACCTGCCGCAAATGCTGGCGCTACGGCTCCTGTTGCTACCTCTGATGCAGTCCCCGCACCCAGTGCAGCTGCTGCTCCCGGTGCAGCTGCTGTTCCCGAGCAGCCTCCAGCAGCTGGTGGAATAATTTGTGTGCCTGTACGTGTGCCTGAGCCAGATCCTGCTGACAGTACTAAAACCattgaagttgaaaaaattgcttGCTACCCCGCTCCACCGCCGGCTGAGGTGACACCTGCTCCAACTGCTTCACCTACCGTAACGAATGCAGCGGACTCTACAACAACGACGACAACGACTCTCGCTCCCACAACGGCTCCAGCACCTATTAGCAATGCGGAAACTAGCGTTAAATTGGCACCACTCAATACCGAGCTGCGCCCAATAGAAGTGCCAGAGGGTTCGGTTGCATTAGCACCACTCAGTCCCGGCCATCAGCCAGATATCATGAAATTGCCGGGCAATTATTACGCGCGGCAGTCCATCTCCAATATAGCGCTGGCCGAGAGCTCCGGTTTGGTACGTGCTGGTGCAGCAACCAATTACGCCAATTTTGGCATTTCCACACTATTGACATTGCTGGTTGCTTACTGCATGCATTAA